One window of the Zea mays cultivar B73 chromosome 3, Zm-B73-REFERENCE-NAM-5.0, whole genome shotgun sequence genome contains the following:
- the LOC100216952 gene encoding uncharacterized protein LOC100216952 — MEEVAVSPMIVAAVVLDNNGADAVSCTAIPSVTISLEEKENINGDVPTITSAASNEEEALFSVGESTKDDGHRLTMECTTPVSSSSPSTRKKRGAFSLFRAMFLSFGRSDDSMKKTDDDTTSPKKRAIAAADDDCKPADDESTSWKRLVDGMRPLRLRGQLEYYPPPPPPPPLGHADVYHDVILPPPSQARFGFEIKEVGMTSRYASAEDLHQMDSDQEEGAEGGDDGDSSCPHAIDMQAEEFITKFYEQFKSESFNGRASE; from the coding sequence ATGGAGGAAGTAGCTGTTTCGCCTATGATCGTTGCCGCCGTAGTGCTGGACAACAATGGCGCCGACGCGGTCTCCTGCACTGCCATCCCTAGCGTAACAATAAGCCTAGAGGAGAAAGAAAATATCAATGGGGATGTTCCCACGATCACCTCGGCCGCAAGCAACGAGGAGGAGGCGTTGTTCAGTGTCGGAGAATCCACCAAGGACGATGGCCATCGCTTGACGATGGAATGCACCACTCCCGTCTCCTCCAGTAGCCCTTCCACTCGCAAGAAGCGCGGGGCGTTCAGCCTCTTCAGGGCGATGTTCCTGTCCTTCGGCCGGAGCGACGACAGCATGAAGAAGACAGACGACGACACCACGAGCCCCAAGAAGAGAGCCATCGCGGCTGCTGATGACGATTGCAAGCCTGCCGATGACGAGTCAACGTCGTGGAAGCGCCTCGTGGACGGTATGCGCCCGCTCCGCCTCCGCGGGCAGCTGGAGTACtacccgccgccaccgccgccaccgccgctgggCCACGCCGATGTGTACCATGACGTGATCCTCCCGCCGCCGTCGCAGGCACGGTTCGGCTTCGAGATCAAGGAGGTGGGCATGACCAGCCGCTACGCGTCCGCTGAGGATCTGCACCAGATGGACAGCGACCAGGAAGAGGGTGCTGAGGGTGGCGATGACGGTGACAGCAGTTGCCCACACGCCATCGACATGCAGGCGGAGGAGTTCATCACCAAGTTCTATGAGCAGTTCAAGTCAGAATCGTTCAACGGCCGTGCCTCCGAGTGA